From Nitratidesulfovibrio vulgaris str. Hildenborough, a single genomic window includes:
- a CDS encoding YmfQ family protein, with translation MTGHATLLRSLLPPVSYDPSGPRLAAALDAEGMTLDAALALSVRAVMGINPFRAQEWMEDWERVYGLPDPCAREGRTLQERISALAVAVQEQGGISRGYFVRLAAMLGYAVTIREHVPFRAGSRAGDALTNGDWQWAWTLQAPAVTTHRFRAGRSAAGEPLAFWGDEVLECAIRRLAPAHTVVLFAYGPRLATATHG, from the coding sequence GTGACGGGCCACGCCACCTTGCTGCGCAGCCTGCTGCCGCCCGTCAGTTACGACCCGTCAGGCCCGCGCCTTGCCGCCGCGCTGGACGCCGAAGGCATGACGCTGGACGCGGCGCTGGCCCTTTCGGTGCGGGCCGTCATGGGCATCAACCCCTTCCGGGCGCAGGAATGGATGGAAGACTGGGAGCGCGTCTACGGCCTGCCAGACCCGTGCGCCCGCGAGGGGCGCACCTTGCAGGAGCGCATAAGCGCGCTGGCCGTGGCCGTGCAGGAACAGGGCGGCATCTCGCGCGGGTACTTCGTGCGGCTTGCCGCCATGCTTGGCTACGCCGTCACCATCCGCGAGCATGTGCCGTTCCGGGCCGGTTCGCGGGCGGGCGACGCCCTGACCAACGGCGACTGGCAATGGGCGTGGACGCTTCAGGCCCCCGCCGTCACCACGCACCGCTTCCGGGCGGGACGAAGCGCGGCGGGCGAACCCTTGGCCTTCTGGGGTGACGAGGTGCTGGAATGCGCCATCCGCCGTCTGGCCCCGGCCCATACCGTGGTGCTGTTCGCCTACGGGCCGCGCCTCGCCACCGCCACGCACGGCTAA
- a CDS encoding tail protein — MHRIDTPDATPDHRFTEGDPTIPLPATMVSADWLNAVQEELSGVIEGAGLTLDKARHDQLKAAIIKMITDRAAPLATTEQAGLVERATDAEAQAGTDGERYVTPKQLKDAVGTTDLTAMMRDTFAGCIVEWECETIPNLTDGKPLGIELNGAIVSLTAWPRLLRKWCGAAKNATAPAWYRCNASGVRDATGDHIRLQDRRGEFARGWDHGRGVDAGRVLGSAQGDAIRNIVGSMGSITAVVAGTASGAFTVTTPSNRSAGSSTGPTCDFTFDASRVVPTASENRTRNIATLYLVLV, encoded by the coding sequence ATGCACCGCATAGACACACCCGACGCCACGCCGGACCACCGCTTCACCGAAGGCGACCCCACCATACCCTTGCCCGCCACCATGGTCAGCGCGGACTGGCTGAACGCCGTGCAGGAAGAGCTTTCGGGCGTCATCGAGGGCGCGGGCCTCACGCTGGACAAGGCGAGGCACGACCAGTTGAAGGCCGCCATCATCAAGATGATAACCGACCGGGCCGCACCGCTGGCCACCACGGAACAGGCGGGGCTGGTGGAACGCGCCACCGATGCCGAAGCGCAGGCCGGAACGGATGGCGAACGCTATGTGACGCCGAAGCAACTGAAGGACGCCGTGGGGACTACTGACCTGACGGCAATGATGCGCGACACGTTCGCGGGCTGCATCGTGGAGTGGGAGTGCGAGACCATTCCCAACCTGACGGACGGAAAGCCACTCGGTATCGAACTTAACGGGGCCATCGTCAGTCTTACGGCGTGGCCTCGCCTCCTGCGCAAGTGGTGCGGGGCTGCGAAGAATGCAACCGCTCCGGCGTGGTATCGCTGCAACGCCTCCGGTGTGCGCGACGCCACCGGCGACCACATCCGGTTGCAGGATAGACGCGGAGAGTTCGCGCGCGGTTGGGACCACGGGCGCGGCGTCGATGCGGGGCGCGTGCTGGGTAGTGCGCAGGGCGATGCCATCAGGAATATTGTCGGCTCAATGGGGTCGATTACGGCAGTTGTTGCCGGGACTGCTTCAGGAGCCTTTACCGTTACCACTCCATCCAATCGTTCTGCGGGCAGCAGTACCGGGCCTACATGCGACTTTACCTTCGACGCTTCTCGCGTCGTCCCCACCGCCAGCGAAAACCGCACCCGCAACATCGCCACCCTGTACCTCGTCCTCGTCTAG
- a CDS encoding tail assembly protein, translated as MPTIHTYDARTREYLKTVDWTPPNEWVALPADATTLQPPAQREGFACVLNLAGDIWEHIEDHRGKAGYVEGQPHTVRDLGPLPAGWSTTAPEVPLADTKAAKRAEITAGHDAALAGVVAISDPTPTVVAVEAALLATTDPTGLDYARQKLAARRAELEAQVEAATTAEAVMAVVVSYPV; from the coding sequence ATGCCTACGATTCACACCTATGATGCCCGCACCCGTGAATACCTGAAGACCGTCGACTGGACGCCCCCGAACGAGTGGGTGGCCTTGCCCGCCGACGCCACGACGCTACAGCCCCCGGCACAGCGCGAAGGGTTCGCCTGTGTGCTGAACCTTGCGGGGGACATTTGGGAACACATTGAAGACCACCGGGGCAAGGCGGGTTACGTCGAAGGACAGCCCCACACCGTGCGCGACCTTGGGCCGCTTCCTGCCGGGTGGAGCACTACCGCCCCTGAAGTGCCGCTGGCGGACACCAAGGCCGCAAAGCGTGCGGAGATTACCGCCGGGCATGATGCCGCCCTCGCGGGAGTGGTCGCCATCTCCGACCCCACGCCCACGGTGGTGGCTGTTGAGGCGGCACTGCTGGCCACCACCGACCCCACCGGGCTGGACTACGCCCGGCAGAAGCTTGCCGCGCGCCGGGCAGAGCTTGAAGCACAGGTCGAAGCCGCAACGACGGCGGAAGCGGTCATGGCCGTGGTGGTGAGCTATCCGGTGTAA
- a CDS encoding Com family DNA-binding transcriptional regulator translates to MKEHDNRREVRCGHCHRLLAKGEALDLTIKCPRCGTLNHVRGMSPDAEGPRASDRSGPCTQQMKNA, encoded by the coding sequence ATGAAGGAACACGACAACAGACGCGAAGTGCGGTGTGGCCATTGCCACCGCCTCCTCGCCAAAGGCGAAGCCCTAGACCTGACCATCAAGTGCCCCCGATGCGGCACCCTGAACCATGTGAGGGGCATGTCCCCCGACGCCGAAGGCCCGCGAGCCTCTGACAGGAGCGGACCTTGTACACAACAGATGAAGAACGCGTGA
- a CDS encoding DNA-methyltransferase, translating to MYTTDEERVTLIQGEALTVLRTLPTGAVDTVLTDPPYSSGGITMAARQVDPAQKYQQSNTKRTYPAMLGDNRDQRSFTLWATLWLSECWRVAKDGARIMVFTDWRQLPAMTDALQAAGWMWRGVVTWHKPSARPSLGDFKRDAEYVITGSKGKPTMHTRTCPPGVYRHSVNAARKTHLTEKPVALLEDLLAVTAPGPDALVLDPFAGSGSTGVACLNTGRRFVGIELSAEYHARASNRLAEVAQNMAQN from the coding sequence TTGTACACAACAGATGAAGAACGCGTGACCCTGATTCAGGGAGAAGCCCTCACCGTGCTGCGCACCTTGCCTACGGGGGCAGTGGATACGGTGCTCACCGACCCGCCGTATTCCAGCGGAGGCATCACCATGGCGGCCCGTCAGGTTGACCCGGCGCAGAAGTATCAGCAGAGCAACACCAAGCGCACCTATCCCGCCATGCTCGGAGACAACCGCGACCAGCGCAGCTTCACCCTGTGGGCGACGCTGTGGCTCTCGGAATGCTGGCGGGTGGCGAAAGACGGGGCGCGCATCATGGTCTTCACGGACTGGCGGCAATTGCCAGCCATGACCGATGCCCTTCAGGCCGCGGGGTGGATGTGGCGCGGAGTGGTGACATGGCACAAGCCCAGCGCGCGGCCCAGCCTTGGCGACTTCAAGCGCGACGCCGAGTACGTCATCACCGGAAGCAAGGGAAAGCCAACCATGCATACGCGCACCTGCCCTCCGGGGGTGTACCGGCATAGCGTCAATGCCGCGCGGAAGACCCACCTTACCGAAAAACCGGTGGCGCTGCTTGAAGACCTGCTGGCCGTGACAGCACCGGGGCCGGATGCCCTCGTGCTCGACCCCTTCGCAGGCAGTGGAAGCACCGGCGTTGCCTGCCTTAATACGGGCAGACGATTCGTCGGAATCGAGCTTTCCGCCGAGTACCATGCAAGGGCATCAAACCGCCTCGCCGAGGTCGCCCAAAACATGGCCCAAAACTAG
- a CDS encoding DUF1786 family protein encodes MTHSASALLDRIGPVLCLDIGSGTQDVLLALPGLEPENWPRLVLPAPARAVAGRIAAATAARRPVWLHGTNMGGGFARAVMQHIEAGLSVAAHPAAAMALHDDPARVTAMGVSITERPPSGSVPVMLADYEPGYWRALAAVAGLPAPALVVAAAQDHGVHPVEGNRIGRFGMWRSFVTQEGGDPARLVHDTPPQPCTRLAALQDAIGGGPVADTGAAAVLGALSMPEVAARSHREGITVVNVGNSHIIAFLVFRERVVGIYEHHTGMHDRESLLHDLHEFRMCWLPDEQVRAAGGHGCIFAPDIAPESEGFRPTFVIGPRRNLLQGHGQFIAPYGDMMLAGCHGLLHGLAARETTA; translated from the coding sequence ATGACCCATTCCGCATCCGCCCTTCTCGACCGCATCGGCCCCGTTCTCTGTCTCGACATCGGCAGCGGCACGCAGGACGTGCTGCTGGCCCTGCCCGGCCTTGAGCCTGAAAACTGGCCTCGCCTCGTCCTTCCCGCACCGGCGCGCGCCGTCGCGGGGCGCATCGCCGCCGCCACGGCAGCACGCCGTCCCGTGTGGCTGCACGGCACCAACATGGGGGGCGGATTCGCACGCGCCGTCATGCAGCACATCGAAGCCGGGCTGTCCGTGGCAGCGCACCCTGCGGCCGCCATGGCCCTGCATGACGACCCAGCCCGTGTGACCGCCATGGGCGTCTCCATCACCGAACGTCCACCGTCAGGTTCCGTTCCCGTCATGCTTGCGGACTACGAACCCGGCTACTGGCGCGCCCTCGCCGCCGTGGCGGGGCTGCCCGCCCCGGCACTGGTGGTTGCGGCCGCACAAGACCACGGCGTGCACCCGGTCGAAGGCAACCGCATAGGCCGTTTCGGCATGTGGCGCAGCTTCGTCACCCAGGAAGGGGGCGACCCGGCACGCCTCGTCCACGACACCCCCCCGCAGCCCTGCACGCGCCTTGCAGCATTGCAGGACGCCATCGGGGGCGGCCCCGTCGCGGACACGGGCGCAGCCGCCGTGCTGGGGGCCCTCTCCATGCCCGAGGTGGCGGCACGCAGCCACCGCGAGGGCATCACCGTCGTCAACGTGGGCAACAGCCACATCATCGCCTTTCTCGTCTTCCGCGAACGTGTGGTGGGCATCTATGAACACCACACCGGGATGCACGACCGTGAAAGCCTGCTGCACGACCTGCACGAATTCCGCATGTGCTGGCTGCCCGACGAACAGGTGCGCGCCGCAGGGGGGCACGGTTGCATCTTCGCCCCCGATATCGCCCCCGAATCGGAAGGCTTCCGCCCCACGTTCGTCATCGGCCCGCGCCGCAACCTGCTTCAGGGCCACGGGCAGTTCATCGCCCCCTACGGCGACATGATGCTGGCCGGATGCCACGGCCTGCTGCACGGACTGGCAGCCCGCGAAACCACGGCATAG
- a CDS encoding phenylacetate--CoA ligase yields the protein MEFFDIAETWNRDEIRQAQLVRLRNTVEQAMRSSFYGATLRKAGITPDSIRSLDDLRRIPFTTKDDLRNQYPDGLNCVPRTEMVRMHASSGTTGSPTVVYHTQSDLNAWADLMARCLHMVGVRRDDVFQNMTGYGLFTGGLGLHYGAERLGCLTIPAGPGNTKRQVKLMRDFRTSVVHIIPSYALYLAAAVEEGGEDPHALPPRIAVIGAEPHTEEARRRIEEMLGLKAFNSYGLSEMNGPGVAFECTEQNGMHVWEDAYIAEIIDPATGEPVPDGEVGELVMTTLCRRGMPVLRYRTRDLTRFLPGECPCGRVHRRLDRMVGRADDMLIIKGVNIYPMQIEQVLMAFPEVGQNYLIVLEREEFIDQIKVKVELRDEAFVEDMRVLQGLQKAIARRLKDEILVTPRVELVQNNSLPKAEGKAQRVLDLREKP from the coding sequence ATGGAGTTCTTCGACATCGCAGAGACATGGAACCGCGACGAAATCCGACAGGCACAACTGGTGAGACTGCGCAACACCGTGGAACAGGCCATGCGCTCCTCCTTCTATGGCGCCACCCTCCGCAAGGCGGGCATCACCCCCGATTCGATACGCAGCCTCGACGACCTGCGCCGCATTCCCTTCACCACCAAGGACGACCTCCGCAACCAGTATCCCGACGGGCTCAACTGCGTACCGCGCACCGAGATGGTGCGCATGCACGCCTCAAGCGGCACCACCGGTTCACCCACGGTGGTCTACCACACGCAGTCAGACCTCAACGCATGGGCCGACCTCATGGCGCGCTGCCTGCACATGGTGGGCGTACGCCGCGACGACGTGTTCCAGAACATGACGGGCTACGGGCTGTTCACCGGGGGGCTTGGCCTGCACTACGGTGCGGAACGCCTCGGCTGCCTCACCATCCCCGCCGGACCGGGCAACACCAAGCGGCAGGTCAAGCTCATGCGTGACTTCCGCACCAGCGTCGTCCACATCATCCCCTCCTACGCGCTGTATCTCGCCGCCGCCGTCGAGGAAGGCGGTGAAGACCCGCACGCCCTGCCGCCACGCATCGCCGTCATCGGTGCGGAACCCCACACCGAAGAGGCCCGCCGTCGCATCGAGGAGATGCTGGGCCTCAAGGCCTTCAACTCCTACGGCCTGTCGGAGATGAACGGGCCGGGCGTGGCCTTCGAATGTACCGAGCAGAACGGCATGCATGTGTGGGAGGATGCCTACATCGCCGAGATCATCGACCCCGCCACGGGCGAGCCCGTGCCCGACGGCGAGGTGGGCGAACTGGTCATGACCACCCTGTGCCGCCGGGGCATGCCCGTGCTGCGCTACCGCACCCGCGACCTCACCCGCTTCCTGCCCGGCGAATGCCCCTGCGGGCGCGTGCACCGCCGGCTAGACCGCATGGTGGGCCGCGCCGACGACATGCTCATCATCAAGGGCGTGAACATCTACCCCATGCAGATTGAACAGGTGCTCATGGCCTTCCCGGAAGTGGGCCAGAACTACCTCATCGTGCTGGAGCGAGAAGAGTTCATCGACCAGATCAAGGTCAAGGTCGAACTGCGCGACGAGGCGTTCGTCGAAGACATGCGCGTGTTGCAGGGCCTGCAGAAGGCCATCGCCCGCCGCCTCAAGGACGAGATACTGGTCACGCCGCGCGTGGAACTCGTCCAGAACAACAGCCTGCCCAAGGCCGAAGGCAAGGCGCAGCGAGTGCTCGACCTGCGCGAGAAGCCCTGA
- a CDS encoding DUF456 domain-containing protein — protein sequence MEFAIAAVFIALLAGALTLNVLSLPANWVVLALLGLWKLLHPAPTGMDTMFFAIVIGAALVGEVLEFLTQTVGAKRYGSTGKGNLGGIIGAIAGALLGAPFLFGLGALFGALAGAWAGCYLLEIGHGRSRTEAAQAAKGAMMGRFLGLVLKTGIGAGMVIYAAPRIWPG from the coding sequence ATGGAGTTCGCCATTGCCGCCGTGTTCATCGCCCTGCTTGCGGGCGCTCTCACCCTCAACGTGCTCTCCCTGCCCGCCAACTGGGTCGTGCTGGCGCTGCTAGGGCTGTGGAAGCTGCTGCATCCCGCCCCCACCGGGATGGACACCATGTTCTTCGCCATCGTCATCGGGGCCGCACTGGTGGGCGAAGTGCTGGAATTCCTGACGCAGACCGTGGGGGCGAAGCGCTACGGGTCCACGGGGAAGGGCAACCTCGGCGGCATCATCGGAGCCATAGCGGGCGCCCTGCTGGGCGCACCCTTCCTGTTCGGCCTCGGGGCGCTCTTCGGGGCGCTGGCTGGCGCATGGGCCGGGTGCTACCTGCTGGAAATCGGGCACGGCAGGTCACGCACCGAAGCTGCACAGGCCGCCAAGGGGGCCATGATGGGCCGCTTCCTCGGGCTGGTGCTCAAGACCGGCATCGGTGCGGGCATGGTCATCTACGCCGCCCCGCGCATCTGGCCCGGCTAG
- a CDS encoding RNA methyltransferase, producing the protein MLPGLTVVMVKTRFPENVGMVARACVNMGAQDIVLVDPERWEIDKARPLATAKGEPLLERVKVVGTLSEAVADCTAVWGTTARTGGWRREILTPEKAGPEMAASLADGERVALLLGPEDRGLNNDEIEHCTRLLTIPTAPEASSLNVAQASLIVLYECHKASLAHPFRPGPGPESRRITQDENELLLATLRDMLLDIDFLRHDNPDYFMMPVRRFMGKAGLRRHEFDMLMGVCRQVRRVATLARDRNRPDSPAS; encoded by the coding sequence ATGCTGCCCGGACTCACCGTCGTCATGGTCAAGACCCGATTCCCGGAGAACGTGGGCATGGTGGCCCGCGCCTGCGTCAACATGGGCGCACAGGACATCGTACTGGTAGACCCCGAGCGATGGGAGATAGACAAGGCGCGCCCCCTCGCCACCGCCAAGGGTGAACCCTTGCTGGAAAGGGTGAAGGTGGTCGGAACCCTTTCAGAGGCCGTGGCCGACTGCACGGCGGTATGGGGGACGACGGCACGCACGGGCGGCTGGCGGCGCGAGATTCTCACCCCCGAGAAGGCCGGGCCGGAGATGGCCGCCTCCCTCGCCGACGGCGAACGGGTGGCCCTGCTGCTGGGGCCCGAGGACAGGGGGCTGAACAATGACGAAATCGAGCACTGCACCCGCCTGCTGACCATCCCCACCGCGCCCGAGGCTTCGTCCCTCAACGTGGCGCAGGCCTCGCTCATCGTCCTCTATGAGTGTCACAAGGCCTCGCTGGCCCACCCCTTCCGCCCCGGCCCCGGGCCGGAATCGCGTCGCATAACACAAGACGAGAACGAACTGCTGCTGGCGACACTACGCGACATGTTGCTGGACATCGATTTCCTGCGCCATGACAACCCCGACTACTTCATGATGCCGGTGCGCCGCTTCATGGGCAAAGCCGGGTTGCGACGCCACGAATTCGACATGCTGATGGGCGTGTGCCGTCAGGTGCGGCGCGTCGCCACCCTCGCACGCGACAGGAACAGACCCGACTCGCCCGCCTCGTAG
- a CDS encoding Cache 3/Cache 2 fusion domain-containing protein, giving the protein MASTAVFVGLILSWRMQAELEDFGHENLASFMDTMERSVAMQDQQVRAQLQTNMEYLTTALVGQGSFVLDDESGMETTVTNQATGAQEKLRLPGLALESDGMLQSFSPFSFVGRQKRVTGSECTIFVKVPGKLVRVATTVHTADGKPAIGTYIPAESPVYQAIEKGQEYVGVANVVGQPFLTHYRPIRDARGQFTIALFAGVPLLQPSFTEMFAGAKVGGAGYTFILDETGKRLAHPTRVGTNVNDDSYGKRLMETRNGFVEWEYNGSKVGYLFEYAPWKLRFGVAMTHDEMLRGADADVRMWAAGCAVVAVAIASFFVLLLVREVTRPMQRLSAYAAAVSAGDFSARMDYPADDAIGRTIGAVNGMVAEMKTKLGLTQGVLNGMTLPFAVCDTDAKVIHTNTALIDLLQRPGTPADWTGKPLDILVYGQTKEDMATARCLREGCALRNIEVDLTTSKGETVHTLVDVAPLSDLDGSLIGSFTIYADITALRQQQQRIEAQRDAMAEVATEADGIARDLNAAANELAAQVREASNGSDVQRARTTETATAMEQMNATVLEVAQSAGHAAENAENARKKADEGARLVGDVVEAIEAVREMALELQQSMQGLATEAEGIGHIMQVIEDIADQTNLLALNAAIEAARAGDAGRGFAVVADEVRKLAEKTMNATREVGQAIRNIQTGARNSMEATSNAVEAVVASNMLTTRSGEALSSIVKMVDDTADQVRGIATASEQQSAASEQISRATEEITAIAEVTAQTMNRSSDAVQQLTRLAGDLGGLIEQIRTGTSENA; this is encoded by the coding sequence GTGGCCAGCACGGCCGTTTTCGTCGGTCTCATCCTCTCATGGCGGATGCAGGCCGAACTTGAGGATTTCGGACACGAGAACCTCGCCAGCTTCATGGACACCATGGAACGTTCCGTAGCCATGCAGGACCAGCAGGTCAGGGCACAGCTACAGACCAACATGGAGTATCTCACCACGGCGCTGGTGGGACAGGGCAGCTTCGTGCTGGACGACGAGTCGGGCATGGAGACCACCGTGACCAATCAGGCCACGGGCGCACAGGAGAAACTTCGCCTGCCGGGCCTCGCCCTCGAATCTGACGGCATGCTCCAGAGTTTCTCGCCATTCTCGTTCGTGGGCAGGCAGAAGCGCGTCACCGGGTCGGAGTGCACCATATTCGTCAAGGTGCCGGGAAAACTCGTCCGCGTCGCCACCACGGTGCATACCGCTGACGGCAAGCCCGCCATCGGCACCTACATCCCCGCAGAAAGCCCGGTGTATCAGGCCATCGAGAAGGGGCAGGAATATGTGGGCGTCGCCAATGTGGTGGGGCAGCCCTTCCTCACCCACTATCGCCCCATCCGCGACGCACGCGGTCAGTTCACCATCGCCCTCTTCGCGGGCGTGCCGCTTCTCCAGCCCTCCTTCACCGAGATGTTCGCAGGTGCCAAGGTCGGCGGTGCCGGATATACCTTCATCCTCGACGAGACGGGCAAGCGCCTCGCGCATCCCACCCGGGTCGGCACCAACGTCAACGACGACAGCTACGGCAAACGCCTGATGGAGACCCGCAACGGCTTCGTCGAATGGGAGTACAACGGTTCCAAGGTCGGCTACCTCTTCGAGTACGCACCGTGGAAGCTGCGCTTCGGCGTCGCCATGACCCATGACGAGATGCTGCGCGGGGCTGATGCCGACGTGCGCATGTGGGCCGCCGGATGCGCCGTGGTGGCCGTTGCCATCGCCTCCTTCTTCGTACTTCTGCTGGTTCGTGAGGTCACACGCCCCATGCAGCGCCTCTCCGCCTACGCCGCCGCCGTCTCAGCGGGGGACTTCTCCGCACGCATGGACTACCCTGCCGACGACGCCATCGGGCGCACCATCGGTGCGGTCAACGGCATGGTCGCCGAGATGAAGACCAAACTGGGCCTCACGCAGGGCGTGCTGAACGGCATGACGCTTCCCTTCGCCGTCTGCGACACAGATGCCAAGGTCATCCACACCAACACGGCCCTCATCGACCTGCTGCAACGCCCCGGCACCCCCGCTGACTGGACGGGCAAGCCCCTCGACATTCTCGTCTACGGTCAGACCAAGGAAGACATGGCCACCGCCCGTTGCCTGCGCGAAGGATGCGCCCTGCGCAACATCGAGGTCGACCTCACCACATCGAAGGGCGAGACCGTGCACACTCTCGTGGATGTGGCCCCCCTGTCCGACCTCGACGGCAGCCTCATCGGTTCGTTCACCATCTACGCCGACATCACCGCCCTCAGGCAACAGCAGCAGCGCATCGAGGCGCAGCGCGACGCCATGGCCGAAGTGGCGACCGAGGCCGATGGCATCGCCCGCGACCTCAACGCCGCCGCCAACGAACTGGCAGCACAGGTTCGCGAGGCCAGCAACGGCAGCGACGTGCAACGTGCCCGCACCACCGAAACGGCCACTGCCATGGAACAGATGAACGCCACGGTGCTTGAAGTGGCCCAGAGTGCCGGACATGCCGCCGAGAACGCAGAGAATGCCCGAAAGAAGGCCGACGAAGGCGCACGCCTCGTGGGTGACGTGGTCGAAGCCATCGAGGCAGTCCGCGAGATGGCCCTCGAACTGCAACAGAGCATGCAGGGGCTTGCCACCGAAGCGGAAGGCATAGGTCACATCATGCAGGTCATCGAGGACATCGCCGACCAGACCAACCTTCTCGCCCTCAACGCCGCCATCGAAGCGGCCCGTGCGGGTGATGCGGGCCGTGGCTTCGCCGTCGTCGCCGACGAGGTGCGCAAGCTGGCCGAGAAGACCATGAACGCCACACGCGAAGTGGGGCAGGCCATCCGCAACATCCAGACGGGCGCCCGCAACAGCATGGAAGCGACCTCCAACGCCGTCGAAGCGGTGGTGGCATCCAACATGCTCACCACCCGTTCCGGTGAGGCACTGTCGTCCATCGTCAAGATGGTGGACGACACCGCCGACCAGGTGCGCGGCATCGCCACGGCCTCGGAACAGCAGTCCGCAGCCAGCGAACAGATAAGCCGCGCCACCGAGGAAATCACCGCCATCGCCGAAGTCACGGCGCAGACCATGAACCGTTCCAGCGACGCCGTGCAGCAACTCACGCGGCTTGCGGGCGACCTTGGCGGGCTCATCGAACAGATACGCACAGGCACCAGCGAGAACGCCTGA